From the Deinococcus sp. Leaf326 genome, one window contains:
- a CDS encoding magnesium transporter CorA family protein, producing MLTYYRSIGGKLTVIDGYIDGCWINAAAPTPEELGRVSRETGLDFDYLSYPLDPDERSRFEREDGQLLIIMQTSYRLPPENDIPYDTVPLGILHTDHCLVTVCMLEENPVVKDVLSGLVRRVSTVKKNRLTLQLFLRNAQRFLIDVRQINKRVDVIEDKLENSQQNRELLDLLKLEKSLVYFMTGLKANEAMMERVKRDRIFEMYEEDSDLLDDVLIENLQAIEMASIASNILTSMAGAFASVISNNVNQVVKVLTITTILVAIPTLVTSIFGMNVPLPFEGNPEGFWLVLGIASALAAVLAFLFYRWRVF from the coding sequence ATGCTGACGTACTACCGCAGCATCGGCGGCAAGCTGACGGTCATCGACGGCTATATCGACGGCTGCTGGATCAACGCCGCCGCTCCCACCCCTGAGGAACTCGGCCGCGTGAGCCGCGAGACCGGCCTGGATTTCGACTACCTGTCGTACCCGCTCGATCCCGACGAACGCTCGCGTTTCGAGCGCGAAGACGGGCAGCTCCTCATCATCATGCAGACGAGCTACCGGCTTCCTCCCGAGAACGACATTCCCTACGACACGGTTCCGCTGGGCATCCTGCACACCGACCACTGCCTCGTGACCGTGTGCATGCTCGAAGAAAATCCAGTGGTCAAGGACGTGCTCAGCGGGCTGGTCCGCCGCGTGAGCACCGTCAAGAAAAACCGCCTGACGCTGCAGCTGTTCCTGCGCAATGCTCAGCGCTTCCTGATTGACGTGCGTCAGATCAACAAGCGGGTGGACGTCATCGAGGACAAGCTGGAGAACTCGCAGCAGAACCGCGAGCTTCTCGACCTCCTGAAACTCGAAAAGAGTCTGGTGTATTTCATGACCGGCCTCAAGGCCAACGAGGCCATGATGGAACGGGTCAAGCGCGACCGCATCTTCGAGATGTACGAGGAAGACAGCGACCTGCTTGACGACGTGCTCATCGAGAACCTCCAGGCCATCGAAATGGCGTCCATCGCCAGCAACATCCTGACCAGCATGGCGGGCGCCTTCGCCAGCGTGATTTCCAACAACGTCAACCAGGTCGTGAAGGTGCTTACCATCACGACCATCCTCGTGGCGATTCCGACGCTGGTCACCAGCATTTTCGGCATGAACGTCCCGCTTCCCTTCGAGGGCAACCCCGAGGGCTTCTGGCTGGTGCTGGGCATCGCCTCGGCGCTGGCCGCCGTCCTGGCGTTCCTGTTCTACCGCTGGCGCGTGTTCTGA
- a CDS encoding oxidoreductase, whose protein sequence is MPITSPFGARSTALEVVRGHDLSGQVALVTGATSGLGVETARALLSAGASVVLGVRDVTRGEALARELAASTGQAAPEVLALDLSSLGSVRAAAETFLARHSRLDLLVNNAGVMATPFGHTEDGFETQFGTNHLGHFVLTGRLLGALRAAPAARVVALSSAGHRLSDVDLTDPQFARRPYDKWLAYGQSKTANALFAVGFTERFGAQGLYANAVHPGGIMTGLQKFLPREEQVRMGWMDEAGNLNPVFKTPEQGAATSVWAAVGDELRGVGGLYLEDAREGLPYDAARPQEGYRPYALDSERAQRLWALSEDLVGERFD, encoded by the coding sequence ATGCCCATCACGTCCCCTTTCGGTGCCCGTTCGACCGCGCTGGAGGTCGTGCGCGGCCATGACCTGAGCGGCCAGGTCGCCCTTGTCACGGGCGCGACCTCGGGGCTGGGCGTAGAGACGGCCCGCGCTCTGCTTTCGGCCGGGGCCTCGGTGGTGCTGGGCGTGCGCGACGTGACCAGGGGTGAGGCGCTGGCCCGCGAACTGGCGGCCAGCACCGGCCAGGCAGCCCCCGAGGTGCTGGCGCTGGACCTGTCGTCGCTCGGGTCGGTGCGCGCCGCTGCCGAGACCTTTCTGGCCCGGCACAGCCGCCTGGACCTTCTCGTGAACAACGCGGGCGTCATGGCGACCCCGTTCGGGCACACCGAAGACGGCTTCGAGACGCAGTTCGGGACGAACCACCTGGGCCACTTCGTGCTGACAGGCCGCCTGCTCGGGGCCCTGCGCGCCGCGCCCGCCGCCCGCGTGGTGGCGCTCTCGTCGGCCGGGCACCGGTTGTCGGACGTGGACCTCACCGACCCGCAGTTCGCGCGGCGGCCCTACGACAAGTGGCTGGCCTACGGGCAGTCCAAGACGGCCAACGCGCTGTTCGCGGTGGGGTTCACGGAGCGCTTCGGAGCGCAGGGTCTATACGCCAACGCGGTGCACCCGGGCGGCATCATGACCGGTCTCCAGAAGTTCCTGCCCCGTGAGGAACAGGTCCGTATGGGCTGGATGGACGAGGCCGGGAACCTCAACCCCGTGTTCAAGACCCCCGAGCAGGGCGCGGCCACGAGCGTCTGGGCGGCGGTGGGCGACGAACTGCGCGGTGTAGGCGGCCTGTACCTCGAAGATGCGCGCGAGGGGCTGCCCTACGACGCGGCCCGGCCCCAGGAGGGCTACCGTCCCTACGCGCTGGACTCCGAGCGGGCGCAGAGGCTGTGGGCACTGTCGGAAGACCTGGTGGGCGAGAGATTCGACTGA